In one Colletotrichum destructivum chromosome 2, complete sequence genomic region, the following are encoded:
- a CDS encoding Putative nucleolar protein, with product MPKPRTKRQAIRDERKKKRRETHEENPEAIDDERQSKRRRVGDEEDEDQDQDAEHQTFDDAGDHQQSFHGNGPEKEFFGMLADEEQEYFRRADELLELNQFPSPEERHVFLQNVYKEARGKELKLASSQSLSRLMERLILLSNTKQKKQIFNAFAGHFLSLVQHRFASHCCEKLFLESAPIVTQELGGIVPEPEADDEMELEEGAEPDNTMENLFLMTLDEFEQHMGFLLTDRFGSHTLRVLLIVLSGRPLDDSAAKSLLKSKKKEYISVQGATGVSDELTHQLRAVPESFTLATKKIIQDAVAGMDFTALRVLAKHPTGNPLLQLLLELDISLNHKTDKASAAASSKDSLLYRLLPEAPASLSDETSQAADFVNSMVYDQIGSRLLETLITNCPGKIFKALSHNFFGERIATYVRNDIASYPALRVLNRVSKDDLVEAVKKIIPAVPLLVTKARYNVLKTLFERCEARGAYEEKSALTRALTDALGSNPKDLVPKLCHLVEDESADKEKFQQSPQNKTAVAAHGCHLVSTMLKTPGNPTKVAQKSLAAVPADLLVKLATTAMASMTVLTTALASPAAPQNEFFHKTLVGALAPHVAELAQSQFGHNVVNAIIEVPSRGKDRSIPFHVKQTIISTLAEHERTLRDSWTGRSVWRTWKGDMWKTRRSDWVKWAKEVDGPAEETKLKPWERRKLEQQRGPQPRQLPREMLKQDEE from the coding sequence atgccgaagccgagaacGAAACGACAAGCCATTCGCGATgagcgcaagaagaagaggagggagactCACGAGGAGAACCCTGAGGCAATCGACGACGAACGCCAATCGAAGCGCAGACGGGTtggggatgaggaggacgaggaccagGACCAAGACGCCGAACATCAGACAttcgatgatgccggcgaccATCAGCAGTCTTTCCACGGCAATGGCCCGGAAAAGGAGTTCTTTGGAATGCTCGCAGACGAAGAGCAGGAATACttccgccgcgccgacgagctgctcgaaCTGAACCAgttcccctcccccgagGAGCGCCACGTCTTCCTGCAAAACGTCTACAAGGAGGCCCGCGGCAAGGAGTTGAAGCTGGCCAGCAGTCAATCGCTGTCGCGCCTCATGGAGCGCCTGATTCTCCTCTCCAACACGAAACAGAAGAAGCAGATCTTcaacgccttcgccggccaCTTCCTGTCGCTCGTCCAGCACCGATTCGCCAGCCATTGCTGCGAAAAGCTGTTTCTCGAATCCGCGCCGATCGTGACACAagagctcggcggcatcgtgcCCGaacccgaggccgacgatgagatggagctcgaggagggcgccgaaCCGGACAACACCATGGAGAACCTCTTCCTTATGACCCTGGACGAGTTCGAGCAACACATGGGCTTCCTTCTCACAGACCGGTTCGGATCACACACGCTGCGTGTGCTTCTGATCGTTCTCTCGGGCCGCCCGTTGGACGACTCGGCCGCAAAGTCCCTTctgaagagcaagaagaaggagtaCATCTCCGTCCAGGGAGCCACCGGTGTCTCGGATGAGCTCACCCACCAGCTGCGCGCCGTCCCGGAGTCCTTCACCCTGGCCACTAAGAAGATCATccaggacgccgtcgccggcatggaTTTTACTGCCCTCCGCGTCCTTGCCAAGCACCCCACCGGCAACCCTCTCCTCCAACTTCTATTGGAGCTCGACATCTCCCTGAACCACAAGACTGACAAGGcgtcggccgcggcgtcgagcaaggactccttgctgtacaggCTGCTGCCCGAAGCCCCTGCGTCTCTCAGCGACGAGACCTCGCAAGCGGCGGATTTTGTCAACAGCATGGTCTACGACCAGATCGGATCCCGCCTGCTCGAGACCCTCATCACGAACTGCCCCGGCAAGATCTTCAAGGCGCTCTCTCACAACTTCTTCGGCGAGCGCATCGCGACTTACGTCCGCAACGACATCGCATCTTACCCCGCCCTCCGCGTCCTGAACCGCGTCAGCAAGGACGACCTAGTAGAAGCCGTGAAGAAAATCATTCCCGCCGTGCCCCTCTTGGTGACCAAGGCGCGCTACAACGTCCTCAAGACGTTGTTCGAGCGATGCGAGGCCCGCGGGGCCTACGAAGAGAAGAGTGCCCTCACCAGGGCGCTTACTGACGCGTTGGGCTCCAACCCAAAGGACCTGGTCCCGAAGTTGTGTCacctggtcgaggacgagtcCGCCGACAAGGAAAAGTTCCAGCAGTCGCCCCAGAACAagaccgccgtcgccgcccacggGTGCCATCTCGTGTCGACCATGCTCAAGACGCCCGGCAACCCCACCAAGGTGGCCCAGAagtccctcgccgccgtgcccgccGATCTTCTCGTCAAGCTCGCCAccacggcgatggcgtcgatgacggtcCTGACGACGGCCCTCGCCAGCCCCGCGGCCCCCCAGAACGAGTTTTTCCACAAgaccctcgtcggcgccctcgcgCCGCACGTCGCGGAGCTGGCGCAGTCCCAGTTCGGCCACAACGTCGtcaacgccatcatcgaggtGCCGTCGCGCGGCAAGGACCGCTCGATCCCGTTCCACGTCAAGCAGACCATTATCTCGACACTCGCGGAGCACGAGCGGACGCTGCGCGACTCCTGGACGGGGCGTAGCGTGTGGAGGACGTGGAAGGGAGACATGTGGAAGACGAGGCGGTCTGACTGGGTCAAGTGGGCCAAGGAGGTGGATgggccggccgaggagacgaAGCTGAAGCCgtgggagaggaggaagctGGAGCAGCAAAGGGGCCCGCAGCCGAGGCAGCTTCCCAGGGAGATGTTGAAGCAGGACGAGGAGTGA
- a CDS encoding Putative ankyrin repeat-containing domain superfamily, which produces MDTIQPQNLDTMYKRLDWHFHHIAFTNQERRSKIRSKSEISPGLFSDICELKARFAELPPLPPRLPRPDYAIEDGLLNPQDTTELDFYCACRMGYRDDVEAYVRKVMPSHAVRQFGLQMASFGNQPSIARYLLQIGTKLHGYVFEGTEPGSKRRQILKGASIFQVYPKGDVLIPLLQTFVEAGWHPNQAWESTQDTWPVWSLFYPSCVWNTSLVGFLLSCGADPNIGSCWPDLQALHGIQERFDYSLEIPLHRQSTWTFELAIEGCDPTAFEMLRASSGLPVKVANLSPMFILALSTENHEAKRSNGQSVSSDLSPFVGLRAIAEHMLTFNNVDIDRIKIMENGEKQTALTCACSIGNWDFVQWLLEKEADPFLLDGKAFSYNCEQLRGLMERVAAANPARAIQFGNQKAMSNWQILGEGN; this is translated from the coding sequence ATGGATACGATACAGCCACAAAATCTGGACACCATGTACAAGCGACTGGATTGGCATTTCCACCACATTGCTTTTACAAATCAAGAACGACGATCAAAAATTCGCAGCAAGAGCGAAATTTCCCCGGGCCTCTTTAGCGACATTTGCGAACTCAAGGCTCGATTCGCAGAACTtccgccgttgccgccacGGCTCCCTCGACCGGACTACGCCATTGAAGATGGCTTGCTGAACCCCCAAGATACGACTGAACTCGACTTCTATTGTGCCTGCAGGATGGGTTATCGGGATGATGTCGAAGCGTATGTTCGGAAGGTGATGCCAAGCCACGCTGTCCGTCAGTTCGGCCTCCAGATGGCTTCTTTCGGCAACCAGCCTTCAATCGCCCGTTACTTGCTCCAGATAGGTACAAAACTCCATGGATACGTTTTTGAAGGCACGGAACCGGGATCAAAACGAAGGCAGATCCTCAAGGGCGCCTCTATCTTCCAGGTTTATCCCAAAGGGGACGTGTTAATACCATTGCTGCAGACATTCGTTGAAGCGGGCTGGCATCCGAACCAAGCTTGGGAGTCTACACAGGACACTTGGCCTGTCTGGTCATTATTTTATCCTTCTTGCGTATGGAACACGTCCTTGGTCGGGTTTCTCCTCTCGTGTGGCGCAGACCCCAACATCGGATCTTGCTGGCCAGATCTCCAAGCTCTGCATGGAATTCAAGAGAGATTCGACTACTCGTTGGAGATTCCTCTCCATCGTCAGAGCACCTGGACTTTTGAGCTGGCGATAGAGGGTTGCGATCCTACAGCGTTTGAGATGCTCAGAGCCAGCAGCGGCTTGCCTGTCAAAGTCGCCAATCTGAGCCCAATGTTCATCCTTGCACTGTCTACGGAGAACCACGAAGCCAAGAGGAGCAATGGCCAGTCGGTATCGTCCGACCTTTCGCCGTTCGTCGGGCTTCGTGCTATTGCGGAGCACATGTTAACCTTCAATaacgtcgacatcgacagAATCAAGATCATGGAGAATGGAGAAAAACAGACAGCCCTGACATGCGCGTGTTCGATAGGAAATTGGGACTTCGTGCAGTGGCTTCTGGAGAAGGAAGCAGATCCATTCTTGCTTGATGGAAAGGCGTTTTCCTACAATTGCGAACAGTTGAGAGGGCTGATGGAACGTGTGGCGGCTGCGAACCCGGCAAGAGCCATACAGTTTGGGAATCAAAAAGCCATGTCTAATTGGCAAATCCTAGGGGAAGGAAACTAA
- a CDS encoding Putative Sedolisin domain, peptidase S8/S53 domain superfamily, with protein sequence MQLDCKFPDVLALAETCIICLCGQLRFIQGTSASAPVLASMATLINNERLSAGERPVGFLKPAIYARPEAFNDVANGDNEGYRAGPAYRAIKGWNLVVELGSPGF encoded by the coding sequence ATGCAGTTGGACTGCAAGTTTCCTGACGTATTAGCTCTGGCAGAGACATGCATCATCTGCCTCTGCGGCCAATTGCGCTTCATCCAGGGGACGTCTGCATCTGCGCCAGTCCTTGCGTCCATGGCCACTTTGATCAACAACGAGAGGCTATCGGCGGGAGAAAGGCCCGTGGGGTTTCTCAAACCGGCAATATATGCGCGTCCTGAGGCATTTAACGATGTTGCGAATGGGGACAATGAAGGATACCGTGCCGGCCCGGCGTACCGAGCGATCAAGGGATGGAACCTGGTCGTTGAGCTGGGCAGTCCGGGTTTTTAG
- a CDS encoding Putative pyridoxal phosphate-dependent decarboxylase, pyridoxal phosphate-dependent transferase has translation MNGTNGTNGTNGHHAAPPTLRRAEEVEDLLEAVKGLIVPYIRVADEAAGQKAGGNTSVDIEGVPRNVLVDTHKPEALAKKLKLSLPEGDGLGKEGLLDMMRKILSYSVNTWDQGFMDKLYASNTPVGVVSDLLLSVLNTNLHVYQVSPALSIIEKITAKKFANLFGFTGPRAGGVTCQGGSSSNLTSLVVARSALYPETKTSGNGSHDFVIFTSAHGHYSVEKSALTCGLGASSVWAVPIDSAGRMIPEALRELVVRAKAEGKTPLYVNSTAGTTVMGSYDPFEEISAICKEFGLWFHIDASWGGSVIFSEKQRAKMKGSHLADSLTVNPHKMMNVPVTCSFLLTPDEKVFHKANTLPAGYLFHNVDETEDVWDLADLTLQCGRRGDSLKLALAWIYHGAGGFERQIDHAFSLAGHLATLVEQSSDFVLVSSNPPPCLQVCFYYAPNGQLAKDAETNTRRTSQMVSKLIERGFMVDYAPGEQGSFFRVVVNCQTLKGTVEGLVKALEEIGKEVVV, from the exons ATGAACGGCACAAATGGCACAAATGGCACCAACGGCCACCATGCTGCCCCGCCGACTCTCAGGAGAGCcgaagaggtcgaggat TTGCTCGAAGCTGTCAAGGGTCTGATTGTTCCTTACATCAGagtggccgacgaggccgccggtCAAAAAGCCGGTGGAAACACCTCGGTCGACATCGAGGGAGTCCCGCGCAACGTTCTGGTCGACACGCACAAGCCGGAGGcgctggccaagaagctgaagCTGTCCCTGCCggagggcgacggcctcggcaaggaggGCCTGCTCGACATGATGCGCAAGATTTTGAGCTACAGCGTGAACACCTGGGACCAGGGCTTCATGGACAAGTTATATGCTAGCAACACTCCG GTTGGTGTCGTCTCCGACCTTCTCTTGTCCGTCCTCAACACGAAT CTTCACGTTTATCAAGTCTCGCCGGCGTTGAGCATCATTGAAAAGATCACGGCCAAAAAATTTGCCAATCTGTTCGGCTTCACGGGACCCCGGGCGGGAGGAGTCACCTGCCAAGGCGGGAGTTCGTCCAACCTGACATCCCTTGTTGTCGCCCGCAGTGCCCTTTACCCCGAGACCAAAACCTCGGGCAACGGCTCGCACGACTTCGTCATCTTTACCAGCGCACACGGCCACTACTCCGTCGAAAAGAGCGCCCTGACCTGCGGACTCGGCGCGTCGAGCGTCTGGGCCGTGCCGATCGACTCCGCCGGGCGCATGATCCCCGAAGCCCTCCGTGAGCTGGTCGTCCGCGCCAAGGCGGAAGGCAAGACGCCCCTGTACGTCAATTCCACCGCCGGGACGACGGTCATGGGCTCTTATGACCCGTTTGAAGAGATCTCGGCCATCTGCAAAGAGTTCGGCCTGTGGTTCCACATCGACGCAAGCTGGGGAGGGTCGGTCATCTTCTCCGAGAAGCAAAGGGCGAAGATGAAGGGCTCCCACCTGGCCGATTCGCTGACGGTCAACCCGCACAAGATGATGAACGTGCCGGTAACGTGCTCATTCCTCCTCACGCCGGACGAGAAGGTGTTCCACAAGGCCAACACCCTGCCGGCGGGCTACCTGTTCCACAACGTGGACGAGACTGAGGACGTGTGGGATCTGGCCGACCTGACCCTCCAGTGCGGCCGCAGGGGCGACAGTCTCAAGCTGGCCCTGGCCTGGATCTAccatggcgccggcggatTCGAGCGACAGATCGATCACGCCTTCTCCCTGGCCGGGCACCTCGCGACGCTGGTCGAGCAGAGCAGCGACTTCGTCTTGGTCTCGTCaaacccgccgccctgcttGCAGGTCTGCTTCTACTACGCGCCCAACGGCCAGCTCGCGAAGGATGCCGAGACGAACACGAGGCGTACCAGCCAGATGGTTTCGAAACTCATCGAGCGTGGTTTCATGGTTGACTATGCCCCGGGTGAACAGGGCAGCTTCTTTCGCGTGGTCGTTAACTGCCAGACCCTCAAAGGAACCGTCGAGGGGCTAGTCAAGGCATTGGAGGAGATTGGGAAGGAGGTCGTCGTGTAG
- a CDS encoding Putative oxoglutarate/iron-dependent dioxygenase, non-hem dioxygenase domain-containing protein — MSAITKSLNALARHGARKPALNQARPLATVTDYNVAKMAATMPPGHKAKVAQLETFTLPERVTGSKGDRAMGKALVDAWRRDGILQVSMNDKQQAIFDEATAASKTFFAKPHEEKAACVDSQSYSGYIASGEEITDGIADYSEIFTVTKDLDMSEPRVRAKWPCHGPAPWPDYDMKQPMTTYMDYLGESGEKLLQLAELGLNVPAGSLTNLTDDGWHHMRILRFPPTHNTNGKGKAGRGIGSHTDYGLLVIAAQDDVGGLFIRPPYDGEHYANWEKSSAGLKEDDEGWHYVPPVPNVFTVFPGDIMQYITNSYLPSTPHKVGLNTRDRFAFAYFHEPSFQAVAKPLPGYDVGQSPQEGIHYGTHFTNMFLRNYPERITTKRMHAENRLALLQKDELRTLGSKPPGVDRVLPSAGQQTQHASL, encoded by the exons ATGTCAGCCATTACGAAGTCTTTGAACGCACTAGCCCGCCATGGGGCACGGAAGCCGGCTCTCAATCAGGCTCGTCCTCTGGCCACAGTCACCGACTACAATGTCGCCAAGATGGCCGCTACAATGCCCCCGGGCCACAAGGCCAAGGTTGCCCAGCTCGAGACCTTCACTTTGCCTGAGCGCGTCACCGGCAGCAAGGGTGATCGCGCCATGGGCAAAGCCCTCGTTGACGCCTGGCGCCGTGATGGTATCCTCCAGGTGTCCATGAATGACAAGCAGCAAGCCATCTTCGACGAAGCTACAGCAGCCAGCAAGACTTTCTTCGCCAAGCCCCATGAGGAAAAGGCCGCGTGCGTAGACTCCCAAAGCTACTCTGGCTACATCGCTTCCGGCGAGGAGATCACCGATGGCATTGCCGACTACTCGGAGATCTTCACTGTTACCAAGGACCTGGACATGTCCGAGCCTCGCGTTCGCGCGAAGTGGCCTTGCCATGGGCCTGCCCCTTGGCCCGACTATGATATGAAGCAGCCCATGACTACCTACATGGACTACCTCGGCGAGAGCGGAGAGAAGCTGCTCCAGCTGGCGGAACTAGGTCTCAACGTCCCTGCCGGCTCCCTCACAAACCTGACTGATGACGGCTGGCATCATATGCGCATCCTCAG GTTTCCCCCTACACACAACACTAACGGCAAGGGTAAGGCGGGCCGTGGCATTGGCTCTCACACTGACTACGGTTTGTTGGTGATTGCCGCGCaggatgatgttggcg GACTTTTTATTCGCCCTCCCTACGATGGTGAGCATTATGCCAACTGGGAGAAGAGCTCGGCAGGCTtgaaggaggacgacgagggctgGCACTACGTGCCTCCCGTTCCCAACGTCTTCACGGTCTTCCCCGGTGACATCATGCAATACATCACCAACTCCTACCTGCCCTCCACCCCTCACAAGGTCGGCTTGAACACCCGCGACCGCTTCGCCTTTGCCTACTTCCACGAGCCTAGCTTCCAGGCCGTTGCCAAGCCCCTGCCTGGCTACGACGTTGGCCAGTCTCCGCAGGAGGGCATCCACTACGGCACCCACTTCACAAACATGTTCCTGAGGAACTACCCGGAGAGGATCACCACCAAGAGAATGCATGCTGAGAACCGTCTCGCCCTCTTGCAGAAGGACGAGCTCCGAACCTTGGGCTCCAAGCCCCCCGGCGTGGACAGAGTTCTGCCAAGCGCTGGACAACAGACTCAGCACGCTTCTTTGTAA
- a CDS encoding Putative chitin-binding, type 1, glycoside hydrolase family 18, catalytic domain-containing protein — protein MLFRSICLAAVTALAVEAISKDASCDDDVLTPSAPVASVPPLSKTRLPGSQLSGYPPSGPYLSGSSPSRTLPSASNHSLPARVSAPRYVMYFDQYHTAGIPDKSITAGVTHVITAFANSSLFASEPAGEYKPFKPINEIRALFDNGTKVCMAIGGWADTDGFSRGASTNANRNKFARNVVDSAVKLGYDCVDVDWEYPAGNGADYKQIPNANKSQEIDTFPLLLSAIKTQLKHHKMELSVTAPGLKRDMIAFTQKQTPKINAVVDHFTVMTYDLMNRRDNVTAHHTDVKGSLEAIDTYIALGVEPVKINLGFALYAKWFTTAAGHTCSEGLGCPTELLEAADGTDTGKSGAVTFEAANFMAAPTNLTTSPDASCGSGTFYKCPTGNCCSQYGFCGTTEAHCSSGCQSDYGICNGTSTAASFKTAMANGKTDEVSGGQWYWDPAGPFFWTWDTPALVSRKFNDIVKARGIGGVAAWSLGEDSHDFSLIRAIQAGVRAWPR, from the exons ATGCTATTCCGATCCATTTGTCTCGCTGCTGTGACCGCCTTAGCCGTCGAGGCTATTTCCAAGGATGCGTCTTGCGACGACGATGTGTTGACCCCATCCGCACCAGTGGCCTCTGTGCCACCTCTGTCCAAAACTCGCCTCCCTGGATCACAGTTGTCCGGGTACCCTCCGTCTGGACCGTACTTGTCTGGTTCCTCTCCTTCCAGAACTCTCCCTTCGGCTTCGAATCACTCCTTACCGGCCCGGGTCTCGGCACCTCGTTATGTCATGTACTTCGATCA GTACCACACAGCCGGGATTCCAGACAAATCTATTACCGCTGGCGTTACCCACGTCATCACAGCCTTCGCCAACTCCTCTTTATTCGCCTCTGAGCCGGCCGGCGAGTACAAGCCATTCAAACCTATAAATGAGATTCGAGCTCTGTTTGACAACGGAACAAAGGTCTGCATGGCCATTGGTGGATGGGCTGATACCGATGGTTTCAGTCGAGGCGCTTCGACAAATGCCAACCGCAATAAGTTTGCCCGTAATGTCGTGGACTCCGCCGTCAAGCTTGGATACGACTGCGTTG ACGTCGATTGGGAGTACCCCGCGGGCAACGGTGCCGACTATAAGCAGATTCCAAACGCAAACAAGTCTCAGGAGATTGACACCTTCCCCCTGCTCCTCTCCGCTATCAAGACGCAGCTGAAGCACCACAAGATGGAGCTTTCCGTTACCGCCCCGGGCCTCAAGCGTGACATGATTGCTTTCACCCAGAAGCAGACCCCCAAAATCAACGCGGTCGTTGACCACTTCACT GTCATGACCTATGATTTGATGAACCGCCGCGACAACGTCACTGCTCACCACACAGACGTCAAGGGCTCTCTCGAAGCCATCGACACCTACAtcgcccttggcgtcgaGCCGGTAAAGATCAACTTGGGCTTTGCCTTGTACGCTAAGTGGTTCACCACTGCCGCCGGTCACACTTGCTCCGAGGGTCTTGGATGCCCCACTGAGTTGCTTGAGGCTGCTGACGGAACCGATACTGGAAAGTCTGGCGCTGTCACATTCGAAGCTGCCAACTTTATGGCTGCTCCCACTAATTTGACGACTTCTCCCGATGCTTCTTGCGGTAGCGGAACGTTCTACAAGTGTCCTACCGGTAACTGCTGTAGTCAGTACGGCTTTTG CGGCACCACTGAGGCTCACTGCAGCAGCGGTTGCCAGTCAGACTACGGCATTTGCAACGGCACCTCAACTGCTGCCTCGTTCAAAACTGCCATGGCCAACGGTAAGACCGACGAGGTCAGTGGTGGGCAGTGGTACTGGGACCCCGCTGGTCCTTTCTTCTGGACCTGGGACACCCCGGCCCTTGTCTCCCGCAAGTTCAATGACATCGTCAAAGCTCGTGGTATCGGTGGCGTTGCCGCTTGGAGTTTGGGCGAGGATTCTCACGACTTTAGCCTCATCAGGGCCATACAGGCGGGCGTCCGAGCTTGGCCCAGATAG
- a CDS encoding Putative YggU-like superfamily protein, translating into MASAAVRFVAGTKKSSLGTLYLQCHVKPGASRVREGVTAVTEGAVEMCVAAQAREGEANKAVIKLLSEVLGLPKSDLTITQGLKSRDKTVAVSIVQNPTDIMARVTEQLQKAANGG; encoded by the exons ATGGCGtcggcagcggtccgatTCGTCGCAGGCACCAAGAAATCTTCTTTGGGAACTCTGTATCTTCAATGCCACGTAAAGCCCGGCGCGTCAAGGGTTCGCGAGGGGGTCACGGCTGTGACTGAGGGGGCTGTGGAGATGTGCGTCGCTGCGCAAGCACGAGAAGGCGAGGCGAACAAAGCCGTCATCAAGCTGCTGAGCGAG GTCCTAGGACTTCCGAAGTCTGATTTAACCATCACCCAGGGACTGAAGTCTCGTGACAAGACCGTGGCTGTTAGCATCGTCCAAAATCCGACAGACATCATGGCAAGGGTGACTGAACAGCTCCAAAAAGCTGCAAATGGAGGATAG
- a CDS encoding Putative glycoside hydrolase, family 28, pectin lyase/virulence factor, whose translation MLYRHLLPLALCLAGSASAACGQRCVIASSGNSTSDAAAIADAFVKCASDAEIVFSEGVEYKAFEPVVATKLSNVVITVAGNLSLPQDIPAMQKLVELKGGSLTWFQIGGTNVKWIGSSEPDAGWIKSYGQAWWDLNKPGEAGTPNRPHLMQFSVTNGVMRNMKSLKPIGWNFSIKGKNITIANTVIDARSESSSFPFNTDGFDVGATDVTITNSNIFNGDDAIAINDGAKNVLFQDATIGFETHGMSVGSLGSKPASPADVQNIRFEDVTVRGGLYAARFKSWIGGQGLAKNITWSNIRVDNVTFPIFVTQTYYNQASVSGERPNNSSVMMEDFTWEHFSGNINTYNPGDGSCTTNPCWYNAGLGNLTHSEAIIIECNTEKSCKNFRTKDIKVEPQSKTVPKVICMNAMPDLNPKLGFECANGTFVASR comes from the exons ATGCTGTACCGCCATCTACTGCCACTGGCGCTCTGCCTCGCCGGGTCTGCGTCCGCCGCGTGCGGCCAGAGATGCGTcatcgcctcctccggcaaCTCAACGTCGGAcgcggccgccatcgccgacgcgTTCGTGAAGTGCGCCAGCGACGCTGAGATCGTCTTCAGCGAGGGCGTCGAATACAAGGCAttcgagcccgtcgtcgctACCAAGCTGTCCAACGTCGtcatcaccgtcgccggcaaCCTGAGTCTCCCGCAGGACATCCCCGCAAtgcagaagctcgtcgagctcaaGGGCGGCTCGCTCACATGGTTCCAGATCGGTGGCACCAACGTGAAATGGATCGGCTCGTCAGAA CCCGACGCCGGTTGGATCAAGTCGTATGGGCAGGCCTGGTGGGATCTCAACAAGCCCGGTGAGGCCGGTACGCCCAACCGGCCTCACCTGATGCAGTTCAGCGTCACGAATGGCGTGATGAGAAACATGAAGTCGCTGAAGCCCATCGGCTGGAACTTCTCAATCAAGGGCAAGaacatcaccatcgccaacacGGTCATCGACGCGCGGTccgagagcagcagcttcCCTTTCAATACGGACGGgttcgacgtcggcgccaccgATGTCACCATCACCAATAGCAACAtcttcaacggcgacgacgccattGCCATTAacgacggcgccaagaaCGTGCTCTTCCAGGACGCGACCATTGGGTTCGAGACGCACGGCATGAGCGTCGGCTCTCTAGGCTCCAAGCCCGCGTCCCCGGCCGACGTGCAGAACATCCGCTTCGAGGACGTCACCGTACGGGGCGGTCTGTACGCCGCCCGATTCAAGAGCTGGATCGGAGGACAG GGCCTGGCGAAGAACATCACCTGGAGCAATATCCGCGTCGACAACGTCACGTTTCCCATATTCGTCACGCAGACCTACTACAACCAGGCCAGCGTCAGCGGCGAAAGACCCAACAACTCGTCCGTCATGATGGAGGACTTCACCTGGGAGCACTTCTCTGGCAACATCAACACCTACAACCCCGGGGACGGGTCGTGCACCACCAAC CCTTGCTGGTACAACGCCGGGCTCGGGAACCTCACGCACTCGgaagccatcatcatcgagTGTAACACGGAGAAGTCCTGCAAGAACTTCCGCACGAAGGACATCAAGGTCGAGCCCCAAAGCAAGACGGTACCGAAAGTCATCTGCATGAACGCGATGCCTGATTTGAACCCCAAGCTGGGGTTCGAGTGCGCCAACGGCACGTTCGTCGCTTCGCGCTAG